One genomic segment of Mycolicibacterium gilvum includes these proteins:
- a CDS encoding response regulator → MTPAERAIDVLLIEDDPGDELITREAFEHNKIKNNLHVAHDGEEGLDFLYQRGVYEGAPRPDLILLDLNLPKYDGRQLLEQIKSDADLSHIPVVVLTTSSAEEDILRSYKLHANAYVTKPVDLDQFMNAVRQIDEFFVQVVRLPQF, encoded by the coding sequence ATGACACCCGCCGAACGCGCCATCGATGTCCTGCTCATCGAGGACGACCCCGGTGACGAGCTGATCACACGCGAGGCTTTCGAGCACAACAAGATCAAGAACAACCTGCACGTAGCCCACGACGGCGAGGAGGGGCTGGACTTCCTCTACCAGCGCGGAGTATACGAAGGCGCGCCCCGTCCCGATCTGATCCTGCTGGACCTCAACCTGCCGAAGTATGACGGACGGCAGCTGCTGGAGCAGATCAAGTCCGACGCCGACCTCAGCCACATCCCGGTGGTCGTGCTCACCACCTCGTCGGCAGAAGAGGACATCCTGCGCAGCTACAAGCTGCATGCGAACGCCTACGTGACCAAGCCTGTCGACCTGGACCAGTTCATGAACGCGGTCCGGCAGATCGACGAGTTCTTCGTCCAGGTGGTACGGCTTCCGCAGTTCTGA
- a CDS encoding NAD(P)H-dependent amine dehydrogenase family protein: MAIRVALIGTGNCGSLALRQLIEDARFDLVGVWVSTPAKVGKDAGELARLDVTTGIAATDDLDALVATRPDCVVYCAMGDVRPREALADVRKLLEAGINVVGSSPGFLSYPWGVIGDHTIEKVQAAARQGNSSLFITGVDPGFVTDLLPLALASTCQHIEQIRTMEIADYATYDGATVMFDVMGFGNEIGDLPFLYQPGMLSAAWGVGIRQLAAGLGVEVEEIRDSVEQEPAPEDFEVAVGTIRKGTVAAVRFLIEGLVDGRPAIVVEHITRLRGDLRPDWAQPAQEGGSYRVEITGEPSYVMDIRPTSRNGDHNYAAILAAAGRIVNAIPEVVAAEAGIRTTLDLPLVTGNGTYRPA, encoded by the coding sequence ATGGCTATTCGTGTGGCGCTCATCGGAACCGGCAACTGCGGAAGCCTGGCGCTGCGCCAGCTCATCGAGGACGCCAGGTTCGACCTGGTCGGGGTGTGGGTGTCGACGCCGGCGAAGGTCGGTAAGGACGCCGGTGAGCTCGCGCGGCTGGATGTGACGACGGGGATCGCCGCGACGGACGACCTCGATGCCCTCGTCGCGACCCGCCCCGACTGCGTCGTCTACTGCGCGATGGGCGATGTCCGTCCACGCGAGGCGCTCGCCGACGTCCGCAAGCTGCTGGAAGCGGGCATCAACGTGGTCGGCTCCTCCCCCGGATTCCTGTCCTACCCGTGGGGCGTGATCGGCGACCACACCATCGAGAAGGTGCAAGCCGCTGCGCGGCAAGGCAATTCGAGCTTGTTCATCACCGGGGTCGACCCCGGCTTCGTCACCGACCTGCTGCCGCTGGCCCTGGCGAGCACCTGCCAGCACATCGAGCAGATCCGCACCATGGAGATCGCCGACTACGCCACCTACGACGGCGCGACGGTGATGTTCGACGTGATGGGCTTCGGTAACGAGATCGGTGATCTGCCGTTCCTGTATCAGCCCGGCATGCTCAGCGCCGCCTGGGGCGTGGGCATCCGTCAGCTGGCGGCGGGTCTGGGCGTCGAGGTCGAGGAGATCCGGGACTCCGTCGAGCAGGAACCGGCCCCCGAGGACTTCGAGGTCGCGGTCGGCACGATCCGCAAGGGCACGGTCGCGGCGGTGCGTTTCCTCATCGAGGGCCTCGTCGACGGGCGGCCGGCGATCGTGGTCGAACACATCACGCGACTGCGTGGCGACCTCCGTCCGGACTGGGCCCAGCCCGCCCAGGAGGGCGGCTCATACCGCGTCGAGATCACCGGCGAGCCGTCCTACGTCATGGACATCCGCCCCACCAGTCGCAACGGCGACCACAACTACGCGGCGATCCTCGCCGCGGCGGGGCGCATCGTCAATGCCATTCCTGAGGTGGTCGCGGCAGAAGCCGGCATCCGGACCACGCTTGATCTGCCCTTGGTGACCGGCAACGGCACCTACCGGCCGGCATGA
- a CDS encoding competence/damage-inducible protein A yields MSARAGIVVTGTEVLTGRVQDLNGPWLADRLLELGVELSHITLCGDRPADIEAQLRFLADQGVDLIITSGGLGPTADDMTVEVVSRFCGRELELDPGLETRIGEIVTRLMARFPDVDPAAVIAANRKQAFVPDGAVILDPVGTAPGVVVPGTPTVVVLPGPPRELQPMWQAAVAADAVQTAIADRVSYRQDTVRMFGLPESGLAETLREAEGSVAGFDRLEITTCLRRGELEIVTRYEPRDADAYDGLLNMLRDKHSRELFSEDGALVDDQVAALLAGRTIATAESCTAGLLAARLTDRAGSSAYVAGGVVSYSNDAKTDLLGVDAELIAAHGAVSEPVAEAMAAGALQRFGADTAVAITGIAGPGGGTPAKPVGTVCFSVALADGTFLTRTSQLPGNRSDVRERSTTVAMHLLRRALSGGG; encoded by the coding sequence GTGAGCGCACGGGCCGGAATCGTGGTGACGGGGACCGAGGTCCTGACCGGACGCGTCCAGGATCTCAACGGTCCCTGGCTCGCCGACCGGTTGCTGGAACTGGGCGTCGAACTGAGCCACATCACCCTGTGCGGCGATCGTCCGGCTGACATCGAGGCGCAGCTGCGGTTCCTGGCCGACCAGGGCGTCGACCTGATCATCACCAGCGGAGGCCTGGGTCCGACCGCCGACGACATGACGGTCGAAGTGGTGTCGCGGTTCTGCGGTCGCGAGCTGGAGCTCGATCCGGGGCTGGAGACCAGGATCGGCGAGATCGTCACCAGGCTCATGGCCCGTTTCCCCGACGTCGATCCGGCGGCGGTCATCGCCGCCAACCGCAAGCAGGCATTCGTTCCCGACGGTGCGGTGATCCTCGATCCGGTGGGTACCGCCCCCGGTGTGGTGGTGCCGGGCACGCCGACGGTGGTGGTGCTTCCGGGTCCGCCGCGGGAGCTGCAGCCGATGTGGCAGGCCGCCGTCGCCGCCGACGCCGTACAGACCGCGATCGCCGACCGGGTCAGTTATCGGCAGGACACCGTCCGGATGTTCGGCCTTCCCGAATCCGGTCTCGCCGAGACGCTACGGGAGGCCGAGGGCAGCGTCGCCGGTTTCGACCGCCTGGAGATCACGACGTGCCTGCGCCGCGGGGAACTGGAGATCGTGACCCGGTACGAACCGCGGGACGCCGACGCCTATGACGGACTCCTGAACATGTTGCGGGACAAGCACTCCCGTGAGTTGTTCTCCGAGGACGGGGCGCTGGTCGACGACCAGGTCGCCGCGTTGCTGGCCGGCCGGACGATCGCGACCGCCGAGTCGTGCACGGCGGGCCTGCTGGCCGCGCGCCTCACCGATCGCGCGGGCTCGTCGGCCTACGTCGCCGGCGGCGTGGTGTCCTACTCGAACGACGCGAAGACCGATCTGCTCGGCGTCGACGCCGAGCTGATCGCCGCGCACGGCGCAGTGTCCGAACCCGTCGCCGAGGCGATGGCCGCCGGCGCGTTGCAACGGTTCGGAGCCGATACGGCGGTCGCCATCACCGGGATCGCCGGACCCGGCGGCGGAACGCCCGCCAAGCCCGTCGGCACGGTCTGTTTCAGCGTCGCCCTGGCCGACGGCACATTCCTGACCCGGACTTCTCAGTTGCCCGGCAACAGGTCAGATGTTCGCGAACGCTCCACCACCGTCGCGATGCATCTGCTCCGCAGAGCACTGTCCGGCGGCGGTTAG
- a CDS encoding HAD family hydrolase, whose translation MEPADAVTPVDPVARIEAGPEGPQIGVFFDLDGTLVDGFTATAHAGDRIRRRQARIGEVTGVIEAAMRYRLGRVNFAKLLERAAGYLRGESLADLDAVGERLFQERVQSRMYPVMHEIVLAHQRRGHTVVMSSSALTIHAEPVAKFLEIDHVLCNQFEVDAEGRLTGRIARPVIWGKRKAAAVQEFCGRHGIALQTSYFYADGNEDIALMSLVGHPRPVNPRRELAAMAAARGWPVLRVENPGKGNHGGLRGVLK comes from the coding sequence TTGGAGCCTGCCGACGCCGTGACACCGGTCGATCCGGTGGCCCGGATCGAAGCCGGTCCCGAGGGCCCGCAGATCGGTGTCTTCTTCGACCTGGACGGCACGCTCGTCGACGGCTTCACCGCCACCGCACACGCGGGAGACCGCATCCGCCGCCGGCAGGCCCGCATCGGTGAGGTCACCGGGGTGATCGAGGCCGCGATGCGCTACCGGCTCGGCAGGGTGAACTTCGCGAAGCTGCTCGAACGCGCCGCGGGCTACCTGCGTGGCGAGTCGCTGGCCGACCTCGATGCCGTAGGCGAACGGCTGTTCCAGGAGCGCGTGCAGTCGCGGATGTACCCCGTCATGCACGAGATCGTGCTGGCTCATCAGCGCCGTGGGCACACCGTGGTGATGAGCTCGTCGGCGCTGACCATCCACGCCGAGCCGGTGGCGAAGTTCCTGGAGATCGACCACGTGCTGTGCAACCAGTTCGAGGTGGACGCCGAAGGCCGGTTGACCGGGCGCATCGCCAGGCCGGTGATCTGGGGAAAACGCAAGGCGGCCGCGGTGCAGGAGTTCTGTGGGCGGCACGGGATCGCGTTGCAGACCAGCTACTTCTATGCCGACGGGAACGAGGACATCGCGCTGATGTCGCTGGTCGGCCATCCCCGTCCGGTCAACCCGCGGCGCGAATTGGCGGCGATGGCGGCGGCCCGGGGCTGGCCGGTGCTGAGGGTGGAAAATCCCGGCAAGGGCAATCACGGCGGCCTGCGTGGTGTACTAAAGTAG
- a CDS encoding NlpC/P60 family protein, producing the protein MFALATLLTLVNQVSGTPYVVGGDSPSGTDCSGLVSWVTNAATGRPVYGDRFHTGNIESALLARGFQYGTQPGALVVGWNSGHTAVTLPDGTPVSSGEGGGVRVGGGGAYQDQFTNHMFLPAPAAVPPPPDPFLSPPINQLPPPPPPGAAPVVMMGHETALPPGAPLPPPPLGAPVPPPPPGMPVPPPPPGMPPPPPPPGAPA; encoded by the coding sequence ATGTTTGCTCTCGCAACTCTCTTGACACTTGTCAACCAGGTGTCGGGCACTCCGTACGTGGTCGGTGGCGACTCCCCGTCCGGAACGGACTGCTCCGGCCTGGTCTCGTGGGTCACGAACGCCGCGACAGGCAGGCCCGTCTACGGAGACAGGTTCCACACCGGAAACATCGAAAGCGCGCTGCTCGCGCGCGGCTTCCAGTACGGAACGCAGCCGGGGGCACTCGTCGTCGGCTGGAACTCCGGCCACACCGCGGTGACGCTGCCCGATGGCACCCCGGTGTCCTCCGGCGAGGGTGGCGGCGTGCGGGTCGGCGGCGGAGGCGCCTACCAGGACCAGTTCACCAACCACATGTTCCTCCCCGCTCCGGCCGCCGTTCCCCCGCCGCCGGACCCCTTCCTCTCTCCCCCGATCAACCAGCTACCGCCTCCCCCGCCGCCCGGCGCGGCTCCGGTGGTGATGATGGGTCACGAGACCGCGTTGCCGCCCGGCGCGCCGCTGCCGCCTCCCCCGCTCGGCGCTCCCGTACCTCCACCGCCACCCGGAATGCCCGTTCCGCCGCCCCCGCCGGGAATGCCCCCGCCCCCTCCGCCGCCCGGCGCGCCGGCCTGA
- a CDS encoding alpha/beta fold hydrolase yields MAVEIARPKLEGNILVGTDRRLGFAEFGDPQGRAIFWLHGTPGARRQVPVEARIFAEKNGIRLIGVDRPGIGSSTPHEYSKVIDFADDLRTVADTLGIHKMQVIGLSGGGPYTLGCAAAMPDRVVSVGILGGVAPTRGADGIGGGVMGHVGLPVAPLLEHVGTPLSFVATGLIRLIKPVAEPALYLYASISPEGDRRLLVRPEFKAMFLDDLLNGSRKQLAAPFADVVVFARDWGFRLDEVKVPVRWWHGDCDHIVPFEHGKHVVALLPDAEFHPLPGESHLGGLGEAEAIMGAMGELWDGAGQS; encoded by the coding sequence ATGGCAGTCGAGATCGCCCGCCCCAAGCTCGAAGGCAACATCCTCGTCGGCACCGATCGGAGGCTGGGGTTCGCCGAGTTCGGCGATCCGCAGGGCCGGGCGATCTTCTGGCTGCACGGCACGCCGGGCGCACGCCGTCAGGTCCCGGTCGAGGCCCGGATCTTCGCGGAGAAGAACGGCATCAGGTTGATCGGGGTGGACCGACCCGGCATCGGATCGTCCACGCCGCACGAGTACTCCAAGGTCATCGACTTCGCCGACGATCTGCGCACGGTGGCCGACACGCTCGGCATCCACAAGATGCAGGTCATCGGGCTGTCCGGCGGCGGTCCCTACACCCTGGGGTGTGCCGCGGCCATGCCCGACCGGGTGGTCTCGGTCGGCATCCTGGGCGGGGTGGCGCCGACCCGGGGCGCCGACGGCATCGGTGGCGGCGTGATGGGCCACGTGGGTCTCCCGGTGGCGCCGCTACTGGAGCACGTCGGCACGCCCCTGTCGTTCGTCGCGACCGGCCTGATCCGCCTGATCAAGCCGGTCGCCGAACCCGCGCTGTACCTCTACGCGAGCATCTCCCCCGAAGGTGACCGCAGGCTGCTGGTACGCCCCGAGTTCAAGGCGATGTTCCTCGACGATCTGCTCAACGGAAGCCGCAAGCAACTGGCCGCTCCGTTCGCCGACGTCGTCGTGTTCGCCCGCGACTGGGGCTTCCGCCTCGACGAGGTGAAGGTCCCGGTCCGGTGGTGGCACGGCGACTGCGACCACATCGTGCCGTTCGAGCACGGCAAGCACGTCGTCGCGCTGCTACCGGATGCCGAGTTCCATCCGCTGCCGGGCGAGAGTCACCTCGGTGGGCTGGGTGAGGCCGAGGCGATCATGGGTGCGATGGGAGAACTCTGGGACGGCGCCGGCCAGAGCTGA
- a CDS encoding STAS domain-containing protein — MDEQAAEGTAAGGAPSSTCVVTQRWVDTTAVVAVTGVVDMLTSPQLETAIDDALNQKPGAVVIDFTEVEFLASAGMGVLVAAHDKAGSEVKISVVADGPATSRPLKLVGIADIVALYSNLDEALAARDT, encoded by the coding sequence TTGGACGAGCAAGCAGCCGAGGGCACGGCCGCCGGAGGGGCACCCTCTTCGACATGTGTCGTCACGCAGCGATGGGTCGACACGACGGCTGTCGTCGCAGTGACCGGCGTCGTCGACATGCTCACCTCGCCCCAGCTGGAGACGGCGATCGACGACGCGCTCAACCAGAAGCCCGGGGCCGTGGTGATCGATTTCACCGAGGTCGAGTTCCTCGCGTCCGCCGGTATGGGTGTGCTGGTGGCGGCCCATGACAAGGCAGGCTCTGAGGTGAAGATCAGCGTCGTGGCGGACGGTCCCGCGACCAGCAGGCCGCTGAAGCTGGTCGGTATCGCCGACATCGTTGCGCTGTACTCCAACCTCGACGAAGCCCTTGCGGCGCGCGACACATAG
- a CDS encoding glucose 1-dehydrogenase, translated as MGRVDGKVALISGGAQGMGAEDARALIAEGAKVVIGDILDEKGQALADEINAQTPDSIRYVHLDVTQADQWEAAVATAVNDFGTLNVLVNNAGTVALGQIGQFDMAKWQKVIDVNLTGTFLGMQASVEAMKAAGGGSIINISSIEGLRGAIMVHPYVASKWAVRGLTKSAALELGQYNIRVNSVHPGFIRTPMTKHFPDNMLRIPLGRPGQPEEVATFVVFLASDESRYSTGAEFVMDGGLTNDVPHK; from the coding sequence ATGGGACGCGTGGACGGAAAAGTGGCACTCATCAGCGGTGGTGCGCAGGGGATGGGCGCCGAGGACGCGAGGGCTCTGATCGCCGAGGGCGCCAAGGTCGTGATCGGTGACATCCTCGACGAGAAGGGGCAGGCGCTCGCCGACGAGATCAACGCCCAGACACCCGATTCGATCCGTTACGTACATCTCGACGTGACGCAGGCTGACCAGTGGGAGGCCGCCGTGGCCACCGCGGTCAACGACTTCGGCACGCTCAACGTCCTGGTCAACAACGCCGGCACCGTCGCGCTCGGCCAGATCGGCCAGTTCGACATGGCCAAGTGGCAGAAGGTGATCGACGTCAACCTCACCGGGACCTTCCTGGGAATGCAGGCGTCGGTCGAGGCGATGAAGGCCGCCGGCGGCGGTTCGATCATCAACATCTCCTCGATCGAGGGTCTGCGCGGCGCGATCATGGTCCACCCGTACGTGGCCTCGAAGTGGGCCGTGCGCGGGCTGACCAAGTCCGCGGCACTCGAGCTGGGCCAGTACAACATCCGCGTCAACTCGGTGCACCCGGGATTCATCCGCACGCCGATGACCAAGCACTTCCCCGACAACATGCTGCGCATCCCGCTGGGGCGTCCCGGGCAGCCCGAGGAGGTCGCGACGTTCGTGGTGTTCCTGGCCAGCGACGAGTCCCGCTATTCGACGGGCGCCGAGTTCGTCATGGACGGCGGCCTGACCAACGACGTCCCGCACAAGTAG
- the yaaA gene encoding peroxide stress protein YaaA: protein MIVLLPPSETKRDGGDGPALSLDALTSPELTDTRRELIDDLVALAADRPASRTALGISASQDAEIDRNASLRTSATLPAIQRYTGVLYDALDIESLRGASAARAQTRLAVVSALFGLVRADDRIPAYRLSAGSKLPGRPTMAARWKPALEPVLAGIAERELVVDLRSGSYAALGKVPGAVTVDVVAERPDGRRSTVSHFNKAHKGRLARTLAGTRSEPADAAAVAAVARRAGMRVERRDDHLTVVVPA, encoded by the coding sequence GTGATCGTGCTGCTGCCGCCCTCGGAGACCAAACGCGACGGCGGTGACGGACCTGCCCTGTCGCTGGACGCATTGACTTCGCCCGAGTTGACCGACACCCGGCGCGAACTCATCGACGACCTCGTCGCGCTGGCCGCCGACCGCCCGGCAAGCCGCACAGCGCTGGGGATCTCGGCATCGCAGGACGCCGAGATCGACCGCAACGCCTCGCTGCGCACGTCTGCGACGCTGCCCGCCATCCAGCGCTACACCGGGGTGCTCTACGACGCACTCGACATCGAGTCCCTGCGAGGCGCTTCCGCCGCGCGGGCGCAGACGCGGCTGGCCGTGGTCTCGGCGCTGTTCGGGTTGGTGCGCGCCGACGACCGCATCCCGGCGTACCGCCTGTCGGCGGGCTCCAAACTGCCGGGGCGCCCCACGATGGCGGCTCGGTGGAAACCGGCGCTCGAACCCGTTCTCGCCGGTATCGCCGAGCGGGAGTTGGTCGTCGATCTGCGATCGGGCTCCTACGCCGCGTTGGGCAAGGTTCCCGGTGCGGTGACCGTCGACGTCGTCGCCGAGCGCCCCGACGGGCGCCGCAGCACCGTCAGTCATTTCAACAAGGCGCACAAGGGGCGCCTGGCGCGGACGCTGGCCGGGACGCGCTCAGAGCCCGCCGATGCGGCCGCGGTCGCCGCGGTCGCCCGCCGTGCCGGCATGCGCGTCGAACGCCGCGACGATCACCTCACGGTCGTGGTGCCCGCGTGA
- a CDS encoding ATP-binding protein, whose amino-acid sequence MIDAMPPTEVANAERFERFGLAADAGAVARVRQDFTEWLRRFFDVDDVRRSDVVLAINEALANAAEFAYVQADRPGTVDIQAVYDAPTQTLSVCVEDRGRWRTRQTEPAPRTRGRGIPLMETLSDSAEIEPSASGTTVKLEWRGITRL is encoded by the coding sequence ATGATCGATGCCATGCCTCCGACTGAGGTCGCCAATGCCGAACGTTTCGAGCGATTCGGCCTTGCCGCGGACGCCGGAGCGGTGGCCCGTGTGCGTCAGGACTTCACAGAGTGGCTCCGGCGGTTCTTCGACGTCGACGATGTGCGTCGCAGTGACGTGGTGCTCGCGATCAACGAGGCGTTGGCCAATGCGGCCGAGTTCGCCTACGTTCAGGCCGACCGCCCGGGGACCGTGGACATCCAGGCGGTCTACGACGCCCCGACACAGACTCTGTCGGTCTGCGTCGAGGATCGCGGGAGGTGGCGCACCCGCCAGACCGAGCCCGCACCGCGGACTCGCGGGCGCGGGATCCCGCTGATGGAAACGCTGTCGGACTCCGCGGAGATCGAACCGTCGGCCAGTGGCACCACCGTCAAGCTCGAATGGCGCGGCATCACCCGATTGTGA
- a CDS encoding alkaline phosphatase family protein encodes MKLPRPDPAQPHLADVAPSVLAAMGVPGFEPRIDLPFDIGGACVLLVDGLGAELLDRYADDAPVLAGMRGVTLNVGFPSTTAAGLAAVGTGCRSGEHGMVGMTFRLPDVGVVNALRWRPHPWGDDLRDRVTPETVQPRPTLFERAAATGVAVSVISGAQFAGSGLTRAVLRGGAYVGVHTMGDLAATIRSVLADRGFCYGYHADLDLVGHLHGPGSEAWRLQLRQVDRLVESIVEGLPRGGLLVVVADHGMIALDENVVDLDVAAALLAGTEGIGGEVRARHVYTRPGAAEDVLATWQTTLGDRAWVVSRDQAIASGWFGERVADDVRPRIGDVVAAARGCAGMLRRATEPVESSLVGQHGSLTAAEQTVPLLLTHR; translated from the coding sequence GTGAAACTGCCCCGTCCCGACCCGGCGCAGCCCCATCTGGCCGATGTGGCGCCTTCTGTTCTGGCCGCGATGGGCGTACCGGGCTTCGAGCCGCGGATCGATCTGCCCTTCGACATCGGCGGCGCGTGTGTGCTCCTCGTCGACGGGCTCGGCGCCGAACTTCTCGACCGCTACGCCGACGACGCCCCGGTCCTCGCCGGAATGCGCGGTGTGACGCTGAACGTCGGCTTTCCGTCGACGACGGCGGCCGGCCTGGCTGCGGTGGGCACCGGATGCCGGTCGGGTGAGCACGGCATGGTCGGGATGACCTTCCGGCTGCCCGACGTCGGGGTGGTGAACGCGCTGCGGTGGCGCCCCCACCCGTGGGGTGACGACCTCCGCGATCGGGTGACACCGGAGACGGTGCAGCCCCGACCGACGCTGTTCGAGCGAGCGGCGGCGACCGGTGTCGCGGTGAGCGTGATCTCCGGAGCCCAGTTCGCCGGGTCCGGGCTGACCAGGGCCGTGCTGCGCGGAGGCGCCTACGTCGGGGTGCACACCATGGGCGATCTGGCGGCGACGATCCGGTCGGTCCTCGCCGACCGGGGCTTCTGTTACGGCTACCACGCCGACCTCGACCTCGTCGGGCATCTGCACGGCCCGGGTTCGGAGGCCTGGCGCCTGCAGCTGCGCCAGGTCGACAGATTGGTGGAGTCGATCGTGGAGGGTCTGCCGCGCGGCGGTCTGCTCGTGGTGGTCGCCGATCACGGCATGATCGCGCTGGACGAGAACGTCGTCGATCTGGACGTCGCGGCTGCGCTGCTCGCCGGTACGGAGGGGATCGGTGGCGAGGTGCGCGCACGCCACGTCTACACCCGCCCCGGAGCTGCCGAGGACGTGCTGGCCACGTGGCAGACCACGCTGGGCGACCGGGCGTGGGTGGTCTCCCGGGACCAGGCCATCGCGAGCGGCTGGTTCGGCGAACGTGTCGCCGACGACGTGCGGCCCCGGATCGGTGACGTCGTGGCCGCCGCGAGAGGTTGCGCGGGCATGCTGCGCCGGGCCACCGAACCGGTCGAATCTTCGCTGGTGGGTCAGCACGGCTCGCTGACCGCGGCCGAGCAGACCGTACCCCTCCTGCTGACGCATCGCTGA